The genomic segment TTTCCAACGGCCAACAATCGCCAACAATGGATCGTGATCCTGTACACCCATTTCTTTATAGCGGCGGAGTCTCCGAATGACCCCAACACTCGATCATGCCTCTCGATCGGATGTCACTTGAATCCGGTACCGCGGTTTAAACACCCTATCCTGATCCCGGTTCAGACTGATGGATCGCCCCAAGTCACTCAACGATGGCTACAATAGGTCACGTCCGTCCAACTTCATGCTGGCGACAACCGTAAATCGACGAACCAAGTGATGAACGGGAGTCGCGGGCGCTGCTGTTTCCTGAGTTCAGGATGTTTGGCCGCGACCCCGTTATCACCACCGTTCTGTCAATGAGTTGCTGTTCAAACAATGATGCTTCGCGATGTTCACGTGTTTCCATTTGATTCAACTCATCGCTCCACTTTTTGGAGCGATAATTCTCGGCGGTTTTGGATGGGACAATTTTGGGATCGTCGGATGCGCCATAGGAATTCCATCAGGCTTGGTACTTGGCGGATTAGTCGGGCGATTGCCGTTGTTTATCGCGCTCAAGTTTCTGGCACTTAGGATGGGCCGAATGTCGGATGACGAACTGATTACTGAACTTCGTGATCCGACTTGCCTAACACCCAATGTGCATCTGCTAGAACTGAATCGTCGTGGATACGATATTCGCAGAGAACTGCCGTCCATCCATTCGCTTCTTGCCTCGGAGAGTATTGATCGCCGGACTAGTGGATGGGCCGCGCTGACTTCTGCGTTCCCCGATTTGATTGAAAAGGTTCCAGGTTATAGCCCGACCGCTCCAGCTGATGATTGCCGGCAGAGATGTGCACCACTCCTCAGCATGACAGAACAATGCGATGAACCGAAGTCGCGGAGTCGCCGTTTTTGACACTTGAAAATCAAACGCCGCGACTCGGTTATCGCGGCCGTTCTGCCACAGAATTGAATTCACCGTCAAATGAACCCAATGTCTTTCGATGACTGCGGCTGAGATTCTGCAACGCCAAGACCAGATCGTCACTACGCTTGCTAATGCGATCCGCGAGCCGTGGAAATTCGTTGTAGTTAACATCGAGATTGACGTAATTGACGGCGACCAAACAGAGAATTGCATCGTGCTAAGTTACACGAAGAAGCTCTGGCGGCTTATCCAACGGAGTGAGGAACTGCCGCATGAGCTCTACGATCAGTTCGCAGCACTGCGGGATCAGTTGGCAGAATCTAACGACTCATCGTGGGGTTCGTGTACACTTGTGTTTGAAAAGAC from the Roseiconus lacunae genome contains:
- a CDS encoding immunity protein YezG family protein — encoded protein: MTAAEILQRQDQIVTTLANAIREPWKFVVVNIEIDVIDGDQTENCIVLSYTKKLWRLIQRSEELPHELYDQFAALRDQLAESNDSSWGSCTLVFEKTGRYRFEFSYEPPSRLNGIHDEDSMMAKFDPAAFLNRDT